The proteins below come from a single Ferrimicrobium acidiphilum DSM 19497 genomic window:
- a CDS encoding tyrosine-type recombinase/integrase, with protein sequence MRGRRTLGQGSIYRYGDQWRALLKWRGPDGKVITRSKRCRTKAEAEAALAKFRGIRDAGVTESAATTIDMLLTRWLTTHEGDIAGSTLVQYEWATRHITKRLGSLRIERLTPAMVDRFVDQLAESGLSPRSRRLIRVVLSQACKAAVGWRLIPANPCDHARPIKLERREPEALSVEEARRLLSAAKDDRLGVLWLVLLSLGLRRGEALALRWSDLDLAAKTLTISRARVKSGAKVIEGPTKTARSTRTVPLPAFLVSALQEHQVTQRQEHEKLTELGFRPASEYLFTSHFGRPLDPDNTSHAFQAFAARAGLGKRHVHELRHAAASLMLAAGTPLPEVSRVLGHSSTRITDEVYAHLGHEALRGAVDRLAGVLDPSAHPTL encoded by the coding sequence ATGCGAGGTCGAAGGACGCTTGGCCAAGGCAGCATCTATCGCTATGGCGACCAGTGGCGTGCCCTCTTGAAGTGGAGGGGACCCGACGGTAAAGTCATCACCCGATCGAAGCGATGTCGCACCAAGGCAGAGGCAGAAGCCGCACTGGCGAAGTTTCGCGGTATCCGAGATGCCGGCGTCACTGAGAGTGCAGCAACGACTATTGACATGTTGCTCACCCGATGGCTTACAACCCATGAAGGCGATATCGCTGGCTCCACCTTGGTTCAGTACGAGTGGGCCACAAGGCATATCACCAAGAGGTTGGGATCTCTCCGGATCGAACGGCTCACCCCGGCGATGGTCGATCGCTTCGTGGATCAACTCGCAGAGTCGGGGCTGTCACCTCGTTCACGTCGCCTCATCCGAGTCGTACTCTCCCAAGCCTGCAAGGCAGCCGTTGGATGGCGGCTGATCCCGGCAAACCCCTGTGATCATGCGAGGCCGATCAAACTGGAGCGAAGAGAGCCAGAGGCTCTCAGTGTTGAGGAGGCGAGACGACTCCTCAGTGCCGCCAAGGACGACCGACTTGGCGTCCTCTGGCTCGTACTTCTATCTTTGGGTCTACGCCGAGGTGAGGCACTTGCTCTTCGATGGAGCGATCTTGACTTGGCAGCAAAGACGCTCACCATCTCGCGTGCGCGAGTGAAGTCCGGTGCCAAGGTGATCGAGGGACCAACCAAGACCGCTCGCTCGACCCGTACTGTCCCCCTTCCTGCCTTTCTCGTTAGCGCCCTCCAAGAGCATCAAGTAACCCAACGCCAAGAACACGAGAAGCTGACCGAGTTGGGCTTTAGACCAGCGAGCGAGTATCTGTTTACCTCACACTTTGGTCGTCCCCTTGACCCAGATAACACCTCACACGCCTTTCAAGCATTCGCCGCACGAGCTGGTCTTGGTAAACGCCATGTCCATGAATTGCGCCATGCTGCTGCCTCCTTGATGCTGGCGGCTGGAACCCCACTACCCGAGGTATCCCGAGTGCTCGGCCATAGCTCAACCCGGATCACCGATGAGGTGTATGCACACCTTGGACACGAGGCTCTAAGGGGTGCGGTGGATCGGCTGGCTGGGGTGTTGGATCCGAGTGCGCACCCGACGCTATAG
- a CDS encoding universal stress protein — protein sequence MKHWVEETLSNEVEGYLHHVSQQLGDETRPSLTPIPALHLLVPVGSTQDDSAALFWAAADLANRLELQVTILHCREWDLAKGVKYFMETKDEATSIITSAMKWFSALNIPAQGVLCDVERGSIGKAIATTSTDYHIDSVMVGLRHKRRLLPGLMGSTVTQVERLVNCPVIVIKLNRRQ from the coding sequence ATGAAGCACTGGGTCGAAGAGACGCTATCAAACGAAGTCGAAGGTTACCTTCATCACGTTAGCCAGCAATTGGGAGACGAAACAAGACCATCCCTCACTCCTATACCCGCTCTCCATCTACTTGTTCCTGTTGGATCCACGCAGGATGACTCCGCTGCGCTCTTCTGGGCGGCAGCTGACCTCGCGAACCGACTTGAACTCCAGGTAACGATATTGCATTGTCGTGAGTGGGATCTTGCAAAGGGAGTCAAATACTTCATGGAGACTAAGGACGAGGCAACCTCGATCATAACATCAGCAATGAAGTGGTTTTCGGCACTTAACATCCCTGCCCAGGGTGTACTATGCGACGTGGAACGAGGAAGTATAGGTAAAGCGATAGCCACAACCTCGACTGATTATCATATCGATTCCGTCATGGTTGGCCTCCGTCACAAAAGACGCCTGCTGCCAGGATTAATGGGGTCCACGGTCACGCAGGTCGAACGCCTGGTCAACTGCCCCGTCATTGTCATCAAGTTGAACAGGCGTCAGTGA
- a CDS encoding IS110 family transposase, translating into MKEIADKVGGLDVHRDTVVACTRVREPDGMVTLSKETFNTTRKGLEDLARFLIDAGVSTVVMEATGVYWKPVYYTLEGLFPQLWLCNAQHVKNVPGRKTDLSDAEWLADVAAHGMVRPSFVPPPEIRELRELTRYRKTQVDARAREIQRLEKVLQDAGIKLTSVASAVWSASSREIIEALIAGERDPAVLAQMAKSRMRAKIPQLEEALYGHFGAHHAFVAKQTIDHIDYLDAAIEALTQEICERLVPFESAVALVSSIPGISATTAQVIIAETGGDMSRFPTAEHLCAWAGLAPASYESAGKRRSAGTRHGSPALKRTMIEAARAAARTKGTYASAQYARIARRRGPNKAAVAVANSMLNVVWHLLTNGELYQDLGADYFESHNDPTVQVKRLTKRIEALGFDVTVTERVA; encoded by the coding sequence ATGAAGGAGATAGCAGATAAAGTGGGTGGCCTTGACGTCCACCGTGACACCGTCGTTGCGTGCACGCGAGTTCGAGAGCCAGATGGCATGGTCACCCTTTCCAAGGAGACGTTCAACACGACACGCAAAGGATTAGAGGACTTGGCCCGGTTCCTCATCGATGCTGGCGTGTCAACCGTGGTGATGGAGGCAACCGGCGTATATTGGAAGCCGGTGTACTACACACTGGAGGGACTCTTCCCCCAACTCTGGCTCTGTAACGCACAACATGTGAAGAACGTACCTGGCAGAAAGACGGATCTCTCAGATGCCGAGTGGCTCGCAGATGTCGCAGCCCATGGCATGGTACGACCAAGCTTTGTGCCTCCACCTGAGATCCGTGAACTTCGTGAGTTGACCCGATATCGCAAGACCCAGGTTGATGCCAGGGCGAGGGAGATCCAACGCCTCGAGAAGGTTCTCCAAGATGCTGGCATCAAGCTCACCTCGGTCGCCTCTGCGGTATGGAGCGCCTCATCGAGGGAGATCATCGAGGCACTCATCGCGGGAGAACGAGATCCCGCAGTTCTGGCCCAGATGGCAAAGTCCAGGATGCGAGCCAAGATCCCTCAACTCGAGGAGGCACTCTATGGACACTTCGGAGCCCACCATGCCTTCGTCGCCAAACAGACCATCGACCATATCGACTATCTGGATGCCGCGATCGAGGCACTCACCCAAGAGATCTGCGAGCGTCTCGTCCCTTTTGAGTCTGCCGTCGCTCTGGTATCCTCCATTCCGGGAATCTCTGCCACCACAGCACAAGTCATCATCGCTGAGACTGGAGGTGATATGTCTAGGTTCCCAACTGCTGAACATCTATGTGCCTGGGCTGGACTAGCACCTGCTAGTTATGAGTCAGCCGGCAAGCGTCGCTCCGCGGGTACAAGACATGGATCCCCTGCGTTGAAACGCACGATGATAGAGGCTGCCCGGGCGGCGGCACGCACAAAGGGAACCTACGCATCTGCCCAGTATGCACGTATCGCCAGGCGACGAGGCCCCAACAAGGCAGCGGTCGCGGTCGCCAACTCCATGCTCAACGTCGTCTGGCATCTCCTCACTAATGGCGAACTCTATCAAGATCTAGGGGCTGATTACTTCGAGAGCCACAACGATCCAACTGTTCAGGTAAAGCGACTGACCAAGCGGATTGAAGCTCTAGGGTTTGACGTCACCGTAACCGAGAGGGTCGCCTAG
- a CDS encoding oxidoreductase, whose product MNTFPLGPVDVNRIGFGAMQLPGPGVFGPPRNHEEAIAVLRRAVELGANHIDTAQFYGPEVANELIREALHPYPDDLLLVSKVGATRDDKGAWLPASRPEQLRSAVEDNLRTLHVDQLGVVNLRLHAEHDSAPDQRVSLEDQLSEMVSLRNEGKVANIGISTANVAQVEVAITQAGVVCVQNAFSLVDQSDIATLELCRQHNIAYVPYFPLGSAFPGMPKVTANTTVQTVAARMGATPAQVGLAWLLNQSEIILLIPGTSSLAHLEENMNVADLVLSPEDIADLERAV is encoded by the coding sequence ATGAACACCTTCCCCCTTGGTCCTGTTGATGTGAATCGGATCGGCTTTGGCGCGATGCAACTCCCTGGCCCGGGAGTGTTTGGACCGCCTCGAAATCATGAAGAAGCGATCGCTGTACTTCGACGCGCAGTGGAGTTAGGTGCCAATCACATCGACACCGCGCAGTTCTACGGTCCAGAGGTCGCCAACGAACTTATTCGAGAGGCGCTGCATCCCTATCCCGACGATTTGCTCCTGGTATCAAAGGTTGGAGCCACTCGTGATGACAAGGGTGCCTGGTTGCCTGCCTCGCGTCCGGAACAACTTCGATCCGCAGTAGAAGACAACCTGCGCACCCTTCATGTCGACCAACTTGGAGTGGTAAACCTACGCTTGCACGCCGAACATGATTCCGCACCCGATCAACGTGTATCGCTTGAGGATCAGTTATCAGAGATGGTCTCACTGCGTAACGAAGGGAAAGTCGCCAACATCGGTATCTCGACCGCGAACGTAGCTCAGGTTGAGGTGGCCATTACGCAAGCCGGCGTCGTCTGTGTCCAGAACGCTTTTAGCCTCGTGGACCAAAGCGACATTGCCACCCTGGAGCTTTGCAGACAACATAACATCGCCTATGTTCCATACTTCCCTCTGGGATCGGCGTTTCCAGGAATGCCCAAGGTCACCGCGAACACAACAGTGCAGACCGTCGCCGCGCGGATGGGTGCGACACCAGCTCAGGTAGGGCTGGCGTGGCTTCTGAACCAGAGTGAGATCATACTCCTTATCCCCGGCACCTCAAGCCTCGCTCACCTAGAAGAGAATATGAACGTTGCAGATCTTGTGCTCTCGCCTGAGGATATCGCCGACCTCGAGAGGGCAGTCTGA
- a CDS encoding tyrosine-type recombinase/integrase — MKDSASVAAARQMGSYRLTGTWTGVDAVNVFLGHLDARAYSPATVKAYAFDLVNFARFLIERDIEITHVVPTTLFDWIDAQSVYRSTSEKVVSIATANGSAPASVNRRVAAVRAFFEHQVLSGTLPDNPVPSPRRGQGLRPKPYGLLGHLGPGRAPEGGRLVRRSKRLPESLDPADVSAFLGDLDTHRDRAIVFAMLFGGLRAGEVRSLRLADVDQGRRWVKVLGKGGKERTVPIDSTFFAELAQYLRIERPAGLSTPECFVVLHGPTLGQAMTEDGLRSIFRYRRTRCGANRVRPHRLRHTFGTEMKVSNVRSDASFSMVRDELPPGKTVVSSSIGVCLSYTEVLVGIDMQHL, encoded by the coding sequence GTGAAGGACTCCGCCTCGGTGGCTGCGGCGCGTCAGATGGGTTCGTATCGTCTGACAGGAACCTGGACCGGTGTCGATGCAGTGAATGTGTTCCTGGGCCACCTCGACGCCCGTGCGTACTCACCGGCAACGGTCAAGGCTTACGCATTTGATCTGGTGAACTTCGCCCGGTTCTTGATCGAACGCGACATCGAGATCACTCACGTGGTACCTACGACGCTATTCGATTGGATCGACGCACAATCGGTGTATCGATCGACTTCTGAGAAGGTGGTGTCCATTGCAACGGCCAACGGGTCAGCGCCAGCATCCGTAAATCGTCGTGTTGCAGCCGTGCGAGCGTTCTTTGAGCATCAGGTACTTTCGGGAACGCTCCCTGACAACCCTGTTCCCTCGCCTCGCAGGGGTCAAGGGCTCCGGCCGAAGCCGTATGGTCTCCTTGGCCATCTTGGACCGGGGCGTGCTCCTGAAGGTGGACGCTTAGTCCGCCGATCCAAACGCCTCCCTGAGTCTCTCGACCCAGCCGATGTGTCAGCATTTCTCGGCGACCTCGACACGCATCGTGATAGAGCGATTGTGTTTGCGATGCTCTTTGGTGGCCTCAGGGCTGGCGAGGTGCGCTCTTTGCGCCTGGCCGATGTTGACCAGGGCCGTCGATGGGTGAAGGTGCTCGGCAAGGGAGGCAAGGAGCGCACAGTGCCAATCGATAGCACCTTCTTTGCTGAACTCGCCCAGTATCTACGCATTGAGCGTCCAGCTGGGTTGTCGACACCTGAGTGCTTCGTGGTCCTACATGGACCAACACTGGGGCAGGCGATGACGGAGGATGGCCTACGGAGCATCTTTCGCTATCGCCGAACTCGTTGTGGAGCGAACCGGGTACGCCCCCACCGTCTTCGCCACACGTTCGGCACCGAGATGAAAGTGAGCAATGTTAGGTCTGATGCATCATTCAGCATGGTTCGCGATGAGCTCCCACCTGGGAAAACAGTTGTGAGCAGTTCTATAGGAGTTTGTCTATCGTACACTGAAGTGCTGGTGGGGATTGATATGCAACACCTGTAG
- a CDS encoding AAA family ATPase gives MRMKNVIILAGLPGAGKSSLATRLADRSSYLILSRDTIKRALFGKWDVGQVQNDYAFSTLLEVLPIALTLAPGIVVDGLPFSRLGQAELVEEVVKECGALSKVIFLDCDVRTAAARLSHADPRGPDNRTPALVSRVAKEFREIPEHWIRVDSNKSPLEIEGFVLGILQQVTEEQWTYF, from the coding sequence ATGAGAATGAAGAACGTGATCATTCTTGCTGGACTACCTGGAGCAGGCAAATCTAGCCTAGCCACTAGACTTGCGGATCGATCAAGTTACTTGATCCTATCAAGAGATACTATCAAGAGGGCGCTTTTCGGAAAATGGGACGTTGGTCAAGTCCAAAATGATTACGCGTTCTCCACTCTCCTGGAGGTATTGCCTATTGCACTCACTCTTGCCCCTGGAATAGTCGTCGACGGATTGCCGTTTTCACGATTGGGACAGGCGGAATTGGTCGAGGAGGTAGTGAAGGAATGTGGTGCACTATCGAAGGTCATTTTTCTCGATTGTGACGTGAGAACTGCCGCTGCGCGACTCTCGCATGCTGATCCAAGGGGGCCAGACAATCGCACACCAGCCCTTGTTTCGCGAGTTGCGAAGGAATTCCGGGAGATACCCGAGCATTGGATTCGAGTCGATAGCAACAAGTCGCCACTTGAGATTGAGGGATTTGTGTTGGGCATCTTACAACAAGTAACGGAGGAGCAATGGACTTATTTCTGA
- a CDS encoding histidine phosphatase family protein translates to MDLFLMRHGQTEWNQLGRFNSSTDLPLNAEGREDVRKVATHMTKLVIERVVSSPSIRSIDSAKMVCESLNSGLEIEVWEELREVDFGDFEGYSKDELQTDAVAWAALKDWFSPYRTGPTPPNSETWEEATARAKTVIGMLSDGGGATLVVSHGYFLRLIIVQALELTPPQAMRRFHFDNSNVSALSNADGYWRLLFHNTRYFPNNSGIV, encoded by the coding sequence ATGGACTTATTTCTGATGCGCCATGGGCAGACTGAGTGGAACCAACTGGGAAGGTTTAACTCAAGTACTGATCTTCCACTCAATGCCGAAGGAAGGGAGGATGTTCGGAAAGTGGCAACTCACATGACGAAGCTTGTTATTGAACGCGTCGTAAGTAGTCCGTCAATTAGGTCTATAGATAGCGCGAAGATGGTTTGTGAGTCGCTCAATTCGGGCTTGGAGATTGAGGTCTGGGAGGAACTTCGGGAAGTTGACTTTGGCGATTTTGAAGGCTACTCGAAGGACGAGTTGCAGACCGATGCCGTGGCATGGGCTGCCTTGAAGGATTGGTTTAGCCCTTACAGGACAGGACCAACACCGCCCAACTCGGAAACTTGGGAAGAGGCTACGGCTAGAGCAAAAACGGTTATTGGAATGCTTTCGGACGGGGGGGGTGCGACACTCGTGGTTAGCCACGGATATTTTCTGCGTCTCATAATTGTCCAAGCCCTAGAGCTGACACCACCGCAAGCTATGCGTAGGTTTCACTTTGATAATTCGAACGTATCAGCTCTTTCTAATGCGGATGGATACTGGAGATTGCTCTTTCATAATACTCGGTACTTTCCCAACAATAGTGGGATTGTATGA
- a CDS encoding type II toxin-antitoxin system HicB family antitoxin — protein sequence MQETVEQPTADTHTPKPPRRKLIFSLTGVGVVLIGSVIGYLALIPQTHVVPSRLAQLVTIRPGVKAFDIKPTSSLVQPVAKSGIKPLEAAARQFPAETGIYSRIWRPSSNAAAATEIIAFLSPTTTTARSVYQLLNTQQLGAKSYAASSLTRRSTFQVPGIAGSSGATYSSSAKSTTATANPTLGEVVFRIGRVVTLTETLSTSSAQSSVQIIARSEAAQLRSVGPGFTLAATTYPIAASSVWAIVTLVLLLIVGYLPFALPRWRQRQALLRSIENEQREDTWGVVYKRTDSGGWNAYVPALPGIDVVGPTRAETDQLLGEAIADHLDEMRREGLPIPEQNNVVVGHVVAAARPA from the coding sequence ATGCAAGAGACGGTAGAACAACCCACCGCTGACACTCACACTCCAAAGCCACCTCGCAGGAAGCTAATCTTCTCATTGACTGGTGTTGGAGTAGTGCTCATCGGATCCGTCATCGGTTACCTGGCGTTGATCCCTCAAACCCATGTCGTGCCTTCCCGATTGGCTCAGTTGGTGACGATACGCCCAGGCGTGAAGGCGTTCGACATCAAGCCGACTAGCTCCTTGGTGCAGCCGGTGGCAAAGTCTGGCATCAAACCTCTTGAGGCAGCCGCGAGGCAGTTTCCTGCTGAGACAGGTATTTACTCAAGGATCTGGCGACCGTCGTCGAATGCAGCGGCTGCCACCGAAATCATCGCATTTCTATCCCCGACCACCACGACAGCTCGTTCGGTCTATCAACTATTGAACACCCAGCAGTTGGGTGCAAAATCCTACGCTGCTAGCTCTTTGACGCGGCGATCAACATTTCAAGTCCCGGGGATAGCTGGGTCATCCGGCGCCACCTACAGTTCGTCTGCTAAATCTACTACTGCGACAGCCAACCCTACCCTAGGAGAGGTAGTTTTCCGTATCGGGAGAGTGGTGACGCTAACGGAGACTCTCAGCACTTCTAGTGCTCAGAGCTCAGTTCAGATCATAGCTCGCTCCGAAGCAGCACAGCTACGCTCGGTTGGGCCAGGGTTTACCCTCGCCGCCACCACCTACCCCATTGCGGCCTCCAGTGTATGGGCAATCGTGACACTGGTATTACTCCTTATTGTCGGATATCTGCCCTTTGCGCTACCTCGTTGGCGCCAACGCCAGGCGCTGCTACGATCCATCGAGAACGAACAACGAGAAGACACATGGGGCGTTGTCTACAAGCGCACCGATAGCGGCGGCTGGAATGCCTACGTACCCGCCCTTCCCGGCATCGATGTAGTCGGCCCCACTCGAGCTGAGACCGACCAGCTCCTGGGTGAAGCGATTGCCGATCATCTTGATGAGATGCGCAGAGAAGGACTGCCCATCCCCGAGCAAAACAACGTCGTGGTTGGCCACGTCGTGGCAGCTGCGCGGCCAGCCTAG
- a CDS encoding DUF2332 domain-containing protein — MGGMIGHESDLSISENYRRFAHLETAGRSPAYQELAEFVAENMTILQFLGRLAPAKRQPNLLFAAARYILEEPADPDTLTKLIDERGDDLAAIMSERRTQTNEAARCAILLPALALIPGPLALIEVGAAAGLTLLVDFYNYDYRGHVLNGLDADAPVLTCQPMGAVPVPGHVPEIGWRAGLDLNPLDPSNPTDVEWLSCLIWPGEEGRAERLSAATATARRHPVEIYRGDLLDDLAELAAKVPTGLTLVIYHTAVLAYVDEAKRCAFAALTRSLGAIWIANEAPGVVGDAAPPSPSRGFMLVRDGTELLAQSDPHGNWIEWLA; from the coding sequence ATGGGTGGCATGATCGGACACGAGAGCGACCTTAGTATTAGCGAGAACTATCGGCGCTTTGCTCACCTCGAGACTGCTGGTCGTTCTCCGGCTTACCAGGAGCTTGCCGAGTTTGTCGCCGAGAACATGACGATCCTTCAATTCCTCGGGCGGCTAGCACCAGCAAAGCGCCAACCGAACCTTCTCTTTGCCGCAGCACGCTACATTCTCGAAGAGCCAGCCGATCCGGACACTCTCACCAAGCTCATCGATGAACGCGGTGATGATTTGGCGGCGATAATGTCTGAGCGACGGACACAGACCAACGAGGCTGCCCGCTGTGCTATATTGTTGCCTGCCTTAGCTCTTATCCCTGGCCCGCTCGCGCTCATCGAGGTCGGTGCTGCTGCCGGGCTCACTCTCCTTGTCGACTTCTATAACTACGACTATCGCGGCCATGTATTGAACGGTCTTGACGCGGATGCTCCCGTACTGACCTGTCAACCAATGGGAGCAGTCCCTGTCCCTGGACATGTGCCAGAAATTGGCTGGCGCGCCGGGCTCGATCTGAACCCGCTTGATCCAAGTAATCCGACCGATGTCGAGTGGTTGTCGTGCCTGATCTGGCCGGGGGAGGAAGGACGCGCAGAGAGGCTCAGCGCAGCCACAGCTACCGCCCGGCGCCATCCGGTGGAGATCTATCGTGGTGACCTTCTCGATGACTTAGCAGAGCTGGCTGCCAAGGTGCCCACCGGACTCACCTTGGTTATCTACCACACCGCCGTGCTCGCCTACGTTGACGAGGCAAAGCGGTGTGCATTTGCGGCCCTAACCCGTTCTTTAGGAGCGATATGGATAGCCAACGAGGCCCCGGGTGTCGTTGGCGATGCTGCACCTCCCAGTCCATCCCGAGGTTTCATGCTTGTGAGGGATGGCACAGAGCTTCTTGCACAAAGTGACCCTCACGGCAACTGGATTGAATGGCTTGCTTGA